The Erythrobacter sp. F6033 genome window below encodes:
- a CDS encoding peroxiredoxin produces MSDFPAVGDAMPDIEMGTPERGTVKASDFKGKKLVVFFYPKDNTPGCTTEAKDFTALKADFDAAGTELLGVSKDSAKKHQNFIAKHGLTTPLATDAEEGGLSDALGIWTEKQMYGKTYMGMVRSTYLVDADGKIAQIWNKVKVKGHAEEVLAAAKAL; encoded by the coding sequence ATGAGTGATTTCCCCGCAGTGGGCGACGCGATGCCGGATATTGAAATGGGCACCCCTGAGAGGGGCACCGTCAAAGCATCCGATTTCAAGGGCAAGAAGCTGGTCGTGTTCTTTTATCCGAAAGACAACACGCCCGGCTGCACTACGGAAGCGAAAGATTTCACCGCGCTCAAAGCGGACTTCGATGCGGCTGGCACCGAACTGCTCGGTGTGAGCAAAGACAGCGCGAAAAAACACCAGAATTTCATCGCCAAACATGGCCTGACAACACCGCTCGCCACCGACGCGGAAGAGGGTGGATTGTCCGATGCGCTTGGCATCTGGACCGAAAAACAGATGTACGGGAAAACCTATATGGGCATGGTCCGTTCGACCTATCTGGTCGATGCTGATGGCAAGATCGCGCAGATCTGGAATAAAGTGAAAGTCAAAGGCCATGCCGAAGAGGTGCTGGCCGCTGCAAAGGCACTCTGA
- the glnE gene encoding bifunctional [glutamate--ammonia ligase]-adenylyl-L-tyrosine phosphorylase/[glutamate--ammonia-ligase] adenylyltransferase, producing the protein MTADQQPDWSDALRRAEAHAPFLARALERQPELRELLAAGNIDAALVWTQKRGVHEDVGIGLRRERLALATTLAIGDLANALSLSRVVAELSNFADRALDRAIRAAIDDRVGEGEPEGFFALALGKQGAGELNYSSDIDPILLYDPATLRCRENDDPGDAAQRYARRVVKILGENTAEGYVQRVDLRLRPASEISPMAVPVGSAQAHYQGAALAWERAAFIRARAAAGDVCAGERFLQAIRPFVWRSALDFGAVEEIRALTLRIRESYDGPVRPGPGFDVKRGRGGIREIEFFAQTHQLIHGGRDLNIRVSGTRAALNALAAAGRIEADHAKVLGDGYDRMRTIEHRLQMVNDRQTHTLPEGEALDNAARLDGLSDGAALVAELTALTDQVGQIYEGLIGQADPTQGAVPEQNELVRQLGEQGFADPEALAKRIEGWRDGRFACLRSEAAIEAFDRLFPTFLTVIAASDAPELAITRWEGILDGATSAITLFRLLAAEPDVLERLVATLTLTRTLSDELARGPELLDTLLDQSALELPGSVEEIAASISQSMIRPDYEAALDAIRSVTGDIRFALGVQLIEGMTDPLDIARALSRTAEAGLHIAMRETEAEFARAHGRIKGGELLVLGLGRLGGGALTHASDLDIVYLFTGDFTAQSDGPRPLGATQYFNRLASRVTAALSVPTAQGALYEVDTRLRPQGAQGPLAVSCDAFAKYQRETAWTWEHMALARARVLTGSDAARADLDGLLEEVLQSKRDHAQLQEAVLSMRAEMAKHKHPRGILDVKLRRGGLVDLEFVVHYLQLKGRMTDGSILVETHPDAFDPDLGTAVRALISADLMPAEIGRAHDVMTRALVAGRLLAPDTMEPPASAARALARACGEKDFVALLEALEQARQEVAEVWNAIFGEALSLEDTSHDGME; encoded by the coding sequence ATGACTGCGGATCAGCAACCAGACTGGAGCGACGCGCTGAGGCGTGCGGAGGCGCATGCACCGTTTTTGGCGCGCGCGCTTGAGAGACAGCCTGAGCTGCGCGAATTACTAGCGGCGGGAAATATCGATGCGGCTCTTGTGTGGACGCAGAAACGCGGTGTGCATGAGGATGTGGGTATCGGGCTGCGCCGGGAACGGTTGGCACTCGCTACGACGTTGGCGATTGGCGATCTCGCCAACGCACTTTCGCTTTCGAGGGTCGTCGCGGAGCTAAGCAACTTTGCCGACAGGGCTTTGGATCGGGCTATTAGAGCGGCAATTGATGATCGTGTTGGTGAAGGCGAACCGGAGGGGTTTTTCGCGCTCGCGCTTGGCAAGCAGGGGGCAGGGGAACTCAACTACTCGTCGGATATCGACCCAATCCTGCTGTATGATCCGGCCACTCTGAGATGCCGTGAGAACGATGATCCGGGCGATGCGGCCCAGCGCTATGCGCGCCGCGTTGTCAAAATACTCGGCGAGAATACTGCAGAGGGATATGTCCAGCGCGTCGATCTGCGTTTACGCCCGGCGAGCGAAATCAGTCCGATGGCCGTGCCTGTCGGATCGGCGCAGGCGCATTATCAGGGCGCAGCGCTCGCTTGGGAACGGGCGGCCTTCATTCGCGCGCGAGCGGCGGCTGGTGATGTCTGTGCTGGTGAAAGGTTCCTCCAGGCAATCCGGCCGTTTGTGTGGCGCAGCGCGCTCGATTTTGGCGCTGTCGAAGAAATCCGCGCGCTGACATTGCGCATTCGAGAGAGTTATGACGGCCCTGTTCGGCCAGGTCCGGGCTTTGATGTGAAGCGCGGGCGCGGGGGCATCCGAGAGATCGAGTTCTTCGCACAGACACATCAATTGATACACGGAGGTCGGGATCTAAATATAAGGGTCAGTGGCACACGCGCGGCGCTCAATGCGCTCGCTGCAGCCGGGCGGATTGAAGCGGATCACGCTAAGGTGCTGGGCGATGGCTATGACCGGATGCGCACAATCGAGCATAGGTTGCAGATGGTGAACGACCGTCAAACGCACACACTTCCCGAGGGGGAAGCGCTTGATAATGCAGCGCGGCTCGACGGGCTATCGGATGGCGCAGCACTGGTCGCAGAGCTAACCGCACTTACCGATCAAGTGGGCCAAATATACGAAGGTTTGATCGGACAAGCAGACCCAACCCAGGGTGCGGTTCCTGAGCAAAACGAGCTCGTCCGGCAGCTCGGTGAGCAAGGCTTTGCTGATCCTGAGGCATTGGCAAAACGGATCGAAGGCTGGCGCGATGGCAGGTTTGCATGTTTGCGTTCCGAAGCTGCGATTGAAGCCTTTGATCGACTGTTTCCGACCTTTCTGACTGTTATCGCTGCAAGCGACGCCCCTGAACTCGCGATCACCCGCTGGGAAGGTATTCTCGATGGAGCGACTTCTGCCATAACGCTGTTCCGACTGCTTGCCGCCGAACCCGATGTGCTGGAACGCTTGGTTGCCACGCTAACATTGACGCGGACTTTATCAGACGAACTCGCTCGTGGCCCGGAATTGCTCGACACGTTGCTTGATCAGAGCGCGCTTGAATTGCCCGGATCGGTCGAAGAAATCGCTGCCAGTATCAGTCAATCGATGATCCGACCCGACTATGAGGCTGCGCTCGATGCGATCCGTTCGGTCACTGGCGACATACGCTTTGCGTTGGGCGTGCAACTGATAGAGGGCATGACCGATCCGCTCGATATTGCGCGCGCTTTATCGCGGACGGCTGAGGCTGGATTGCATATTGCGATGCGGGAGACCGAAGCCGAATTCGCTCGTGCACATGGCCGGATCAAAGGCGGCGAATTGCTGGTCCTTGGCCTTGGAAGGCTGGGCGGCGGTGCGCTCACACATGCCTCCGATTTGGACATTGTGTATCTCTTTACCGGGGATTTTACTGCGCAATCCGATGGTCCACGCCCGCTGGGTGCCACGCAGTATTTCAACCGCTTGGCGAGCCGTGTCACTGCGGCGCTTTCGGTGCCCACAGCGCAAGGCGCTCTATACGAAGTGGATACGCGACTGCGGCCTCAAGGTGCGCAAGGACCGCTTGCGGTTAGCTGCGATGCCTTCGCCAAGTATCAGCGCGAGACTGCCTGGACATGGGAGCATATGGCGCTTGCCCGCGCGCGCGTGCTGACCGGATCTGATGCGGCGCGCGCTGATCTCGATGGCCTGCTGGAAGAAGTGCTACAAAGCAAACGGGACCACGCTCAGTTGCAAGAAGCGGTCCTATCGATGCGCGCCGAAATGGCCAAACACAAGCATCCGCGTGGGATCCTGGATGTGAAGTTGCGGCGCGGCGGATTGGTCGATCTTGAGTTTGTTGTGCACTATCTACAGCTGAAGGGTCGGATGACAGACGGCTCCATACTCGTCGAAACGCATCCGGATGCTTTTGACCCTGACTTGGGTACAGCTGTTCGGGCCCTGATTTCGGCTGACTTGATGCCTGCTGAAATCGGTCGGGCGCATGATGTGATGACGCGGGCGCTGGTTGCAGGGCGTTTGCTTGCGCCCGATACTATGGAGCCTCCTGCGAGTGCCGCGCGAGCCTTGGCACGGGCATGCGGCGAAAAGGATTTTGTTGCCTTGCTCGAAGCTCTCGAACAGGCGCGGCAAGAAGTCGCAGAGGTTTGGAACGCGATCTTCGGTGAAGCGCTATCTCTCGAAGACACAAGTCATGATGGAATGGAGTGA
- a CDS encoding M28 family metallopeptidase, whose amino-acid sequence MMKRMSALSALAAGALTLAACDGMMMGGEMTADLDIPDVEAGELSEATMVDITRELSSDEFEGRMPGTPGEEKTVALLTERFEAAGLQPGNGDSWVQEVPLVEITGKNFAPLTITNGETDLVYDFASEWVGVTYREEANIQLANSEMVFVGYGINAPERDWNDYEGVDVTGKTVVVLVNDPDWETEGLDGTFNGRAMTFYGRWTYKYEEAARQGAAGVLIVHDTEPASYGWNVVESSWQGPQAYPQRGENAPSFTTMNGWIQKEVAREVLAAAGQDLDELTAAAKTADFKAVELGMTASTSFENDIRTFESQNVIGILPGSEAPDEYVIHTAHWDHLGRCPAAPDGDDICNGAVDNATGTAALVALAEAHVKAGAPRRSLVFLAVTAEESGLLGAYYYASNPVFPLEQTVGGVNMDAFLVAGPSKDVTVVGPGKSQLDLFLEAALVADGRVATPNPSPEAGYYYRSDHFAFAKQGVPMLYVDGGEDLIDGGREAGKAVADDYRANRYHGPKDEFNEEWDWSGVMADLQLMYRLGRSMAMSTSWPNWNEGDEFKATRDESCAAAEKGC is encoded by the coding sequence ATGATGAAACGCATGAGCGCCTTAAGCGCCCTTGCCGCAGGTGCGCTGACTCTAGCGGCTTGTGACGGCATGATGATGGGCGGCGAAATGACCGCTGATCTCGATATTCCTGACGTGGAAGCAGGCGAGCTGTCCGAAGCGACGATGGTCGACATCACCCGCGAGCTTTCCAGCGATGAGTTCGAAGGGCGCATGCCGGGTACACCGGGCGAGGAAAAGACCGTAGCGCTTCTCACGGAGCGGTTCGAAGCTGCCGGGCTTCAGCCGGGCAATGGCGATAGCTGGGTGCAGGAAGTTCCCCTTGTCGAAATTACAGGCAAGAACTTCGCGCCGCTTACAATCACCAATGGTGAGACCGATCTCGTTTATGATTTTGCCAGCGAATGGGTTGGTGTGACCTATCGGGAAGAGGCGAATATCCAGCTTGCCAATAGCGAGATGGTGTTCGTTGGATACGGCATCAACGCGCCAGAGCGCGACTGGAACGATTATGAAGGCGTCGATGTAACCGGTAAAACCGTCGTCGTTTTGGTCAACGACCCCGATTGGGAAACAGAAGGGCTCGACGGCACATTCAACGGCAGAGCGATGACGTTCTATGGTCGTTGGACTTACAAGTATGAGGAAGCCGCGCGTCAGGGCGCGGCTGGCGTCCTGATCGTCCACGACACCGAACCGGCCAGCTATGGCTGGAACGTGGTCGAATCCAGCTGGCAGGGCCCACAAGCCTACCCCCAGCGCGGCGAAAATGCGCCGTCCTTCACAACCATGAACGGATGGATTCAGAAAGAGGTTGCGCGCGAAGTTCTAGCCGCTGCAGGTCAGGATCTCGACGAGCTGACCGCCGCTGCAAAAACAGCGGATTTCAAAGCGGTGGAGCTCGGCATGACCGCCTCGACCAGTTTTGAAAACGACATTCGCACATTTGAATCGCAGAATGTGATCGGCATCCTTCCCGGAAGCGAAGCGCCAGACGAATATGTCATCCACACCGCGCACTGGGATCACTTGGGCCGTTGCCCAGCCGCACCCGATGGCGATGATATCTGCAACGGCGCGGTCGACAATGCGACCGGCACAGCAGCGCTCGTCGCTCTAGCAGAGGCGCACGTCAAAGCGGGCGCGCCGCGCCGCAGCCTCGTGTTTCTTGCCGTGACAGCCGAAGAATCCGGTCTTCTCGGCGCGTATTACTACGCCTCGAACCCAGTCTTCCCACTCGAACAGACCGTTGGCGGCGTGAACATGGACGCGTTTCTTGTCGCGGGCCCATCCAAAGATGTGACGGTGGTCGGCCCGGGCAAATCACAGCTCGACTTGTTCCTTGAAGCGGCTTTGGTTGCGGACGGGCGCGTTGCTACACCAAATCCGAGCCCGGAAGCCGGGTATTATTACCGTTCCGATCACTTCGCGTTTGCGAAGCAGGGCGTTCCGATGCTGTATGTCGATGGCGGTGAAGACCTGATCGATGGCGGCCGCGAAGCGGGTAAAGCGGTTGCGGATGATTACCGTGCGAACCGGTATCACGGCCCGAAAGACGAGTTCAACGAGGAGTGGGACTGGTCCGGTGTGATGGCCGATCTTCAGCTGATGTATCGTCTTGGCCGCAGCATGGCGATGAGCACCAGCTGGCCCAACTGGAACGAGGGCGACGAGTTCAAAGCCACCCGCGATGAAAGCTGTGCCGCTGCCGAAAAGGGCTGCTGA
- a CDS encoding agmatine deiminase family protein — MATLMPPEWAPQDWLWIGFPHLADEWPDYLEAAQKQIADFASAVADSGQEVRLLVRDDANAARARELVSDKVTLEQRAYGDVWLRDTGPLIVAEDGAESARRFGFNGWGGKYEMPGDESIGAELARDAGLPIETSSMILEGGAIDGDGTGLVATTEQCLLNPNRNPAMTREDIEVELKQALGFDRVLWLGDGLINDHTDGHVDNIARFVGPNRLVVPEATGEDDPNAEIYADAAMRAEKFGMEVVRIPSPGLIIRDGAVEPASYVNFAITTHLVVVPTFGSPHDADGVAAIAALFPDRATVGLAADAVLAGGGGFHCASQQMPSTRT, encoded by the coding sequence ATGGCCACCCTTATGCCGCCCGAATGGGCACCTCAGGACTGGCTATGGATCGGTTTTCCGCATCTGGCCGATGAATGGCCGGACTATCTGGAGGCTGCGCAAAAGCAGATCGCCGATTTTGCCAGCGCGGTTGCGGACAGCGGGCAAGAGGTTCGTCTGCTGGTCAGGGACGATGCCAATGCAGCACGAGCCCGCGAATTGGTAAGCGACAAAGTCACGCTTGAGCAGCGCGCCTATGGCGATGTCTGGCTGAGAGATACCGGGCCGCTGATTGTTGCCGAAGATGGCGCGGAGTCGGCGCGCCGATTCGGCTTTAATGGTTGGGGCGGCAAATATGAGATGCCGGGCGACGAAAGCATCGGGGCGGAACTGGCCCGCGATGCCGGGTTGCCGATCGAAACGTCTTCAATGATCCTCGAAGGCGGCGCGATTGATGGGGATGGAACCGGCCTTGTCGCGACGACGGAACAGTGCCTGCTCAATCCCAATCGCAATCCAGCCATGACACGGGAGGATATTGAGGTTGAGCTCAAACAAGCGCTCGGCTTCGATCGCGTGCTGTGGTTGGGCGACGGCTTGATCAACGATCATACCGATGGCCATGTCGACAATATCGCGCGCTTTGTCGGGCCGAACCGTTTGGTGGTTCCCGAAGCGACCGGCGAAGACGACCCCAACGCAGAGATCTATGCCGATGCAGCAATGCGCGCAGAGAAGTTTGGCATGGAAGTCGTCCGCATACCTTCTCCTGGCCTGATCATCCGCGACGGGGCGGTCGAGCCAGCGAGCTACGTCAACTTCGCGATCACGACGCATCTTGTTGTGGTGCCAACCTTCGGCTCACCCCACGATGCGGATGGTGTTGCCGCGATTGCCGCCCTCTTTCCCGATCGGGCAACTGTCGGACTGGCCGCTGATGCTGTGCTCGCAGGTGGCGGCGGCTTTCACTGCGCCAGCCAGCAAATGCCCAGCACGCGTACATAA